Proteins from one Anopheles nili chromosome 2, idAnoNiliSN_F5_01, whole genome shotgun sequence genomic window:
- the LOC128720659 gene encoding uncharacterized protein LOC128720659 — protein MSQTNSFQPWKQTLPVGLPSNLASGSFGGSAGSTVAVGYGKLPATPSTLQPAPSPSSSSSSSSSISSSTPTTPGGGVSLATSSPLNGAGLPVPLHTRLIAGLCTPGGIVSSSTVSSTPAPGGGGDFLAQMAVNKLKLGKLNASYELTAANTTSNPPAEHDMELGAELDPGVAAMKAMLTTAGGYSPAANLGDREREQQIQQIFEKSISDNTKKQIVDILEKISTLRPPERLLLYLRMPGGYPETDPLRQSQNPLGTRLEINHTINWVRSHLEHDPNVSIPKQEVYDDYVAYCARINIKPLSTADFGKVMKQVFPGIRPRRLGTRGHSRYCYAAMRKATKLPTPKLPDLSSAGGPLEKQSNDGQNFNEEESWKVVKAWAEAMLPSCFSTINELAGFIAKNNLNSPTGIGSRQQLHKKILQREMKEKRKLSAVAMKKRRKKRRKTLSTSMCEGTSEPRSTPDGTHLKGVGVFGAIDTPQQRTVSTKQPQNAQQPLATTPVIDGGGGGGMAPMGNEGTTAMTNQLLQHMIKREQQDYLDEDNNNTKAAVVGGGGKMMLLQRQQQQQQQQQQQQSTNLNCDTSNGVLESLNKDLMMAAAAAAANGGLLPPPSSGGLPVIAHGTHPPQHLQQQQQQQQQQQQLVHQRLLEGGMRSPQDQQFLQNIYCKKVRQAQQLKAVQQQQQLQQQQQLQLQQHHQQPSGHPSPLFFPNQPTNAQKRQLAHNMAYASRQKRLKLLQQRQQRSLEAQNNSAPRYDDQGNLILIESQDATRDEFIIPRERVISICNMDKNALDGYLNCDEENSQDQDQELLKYFPEEDAAGSSHPQQLDASMDAGDGSGSSFGGGLFDDNEKLFQIRMILEKNQSNQTKQQMLQQQQHQQQMQQAMEAQLGGYDSASAPGGTINAANHQNAGGMGLAPGSAAASLAALSQRHNTTTGDVPTGGGTQAVAGVSTDQQPKQQKFSEQKHTIPEGFGMGQINEAVSTSNQVLCQTVQSPTARRKNFSFVPISEQPRSGTGGKRLTGGGNINHTPTASPFVSPRSTPIHRKPQKAPNGLTLNLMEHKFGGTQAQQQQLQLVGGGGGGPYNHHHHQQLTQQARSSIGGYIKNELPASAPPSPSMMQPYRFGAVGINGLNCGVSPMPTAFQPICNPHGGLSSTASIGGGLNGPMSSLESRSSSVPLIQNYDGYCNSNYTSVSQTPVPSEYDDFNDTGTILDMLNEQSSQLTSAVKMETELTLPDLLDQQQQQQPAQQQQQEDGGFFSRSTNYNIVSRSVPSTPLPMLGGFGAAGSSSSGSGAGGNCVSTGSMGFQRFELPKSVPSTPIALNEGSCHGDLMFQYSPETSRDFLINGNSVERSKSSATSFYSPGPGTSGPASAGPTGVSGPMVMTPGGSDNIGTSVTVPGELGVTVAHTNGATCSVHSTSSAAPDPIAPPTADLANLSDSIGLSTDLESVAESMIDSDILRNL, from the exons ATGTCTCAGACCAACTCGTTCCAGCCGTGGAAACAAACGCTCCCCGTCGGATTACCCTCGAATCTGGCCTCCGGTAGCTTCGGAGGTAGCGCTGGTAGTACCGTGGCAGTAGGCTATGGAAAATTGCCAGCGACTCCTTCGACCCTGCAGCCCGCTCCGTCAccgtcctcgtcgtcatcgtcctcgtcctcaATCAGTTCATCGACTCCGACGACACCGGGCGGTGGCGTAAGTTTGGCCACGTCCTCGCCCCTAAACGGGGCAGGTCTGCCCGTGCCACTTCACACCCGCCTAATAGCCGGTCTTTGCACACCCGGTGGGATTGTATCGTCATCGACGGTCTCCAGCACACCTGCACCAGGAGGCGGTGGAGATTTCCTCGCACAAATGGCCGTTAACAAGCTGAAGCTGGGAAAGCTAAACGCCAGCTACGAGCTGACTGCGGCCAACACCACCAGTAATCCTCCGGCCGAGCACGATATGGAGCTTGGGGCCGAGCTTGATCCGGGTGTGGCCGCAATGAAGGCGATGCTAACCACTGCCGGTGGCTACAGTCCAGCGGCCAATCTTGGTGACCGCGAACGCGAACAACAGATACAGCAGATCTTCGAGAAATCCATCAG CGACAACACCAAGAAACAGATCGTGGATATTTTGGAGAAAATATCGACCCTTCGGCCACCGGAACGCTTGCTGCTGTACCTTCGTATGCCTGGCGGTTATCCAGAAACAG ATCCTTTGCGCCAGTCACAAAACCCCCTGGGCACGCGCCTCGAGATTAATCACACGATCAATTGGGTCCGATCGCATCTAGAGCACGACCCGAATGTGTCAATTCCGAAACAAGAAGTTTATGACGACTATGT TGCGTACTGTGCAAGAATCAACATAAAGCCCCTTTCCACGGCCGATTTCGGTAAGGTAATGAAGCAGGTCTTTCCCGGCATCCGGCCCCGGCGGCTCGGTACGAGGGGCCATTCCAGATACTGTTACGCGGCCATGCGCAAAGCCACGAAGCTTCCCACCCCAAAGCTGCCGGATCTTTCCAGTGCAGGCGGACCGCTCGAG AAGCAGTCCAACGATGGCCAAAACTTCAACGAGGAAGAATCCTGGAAGGTCGTCAAGGCATGGGCCGAAGCGATGCTACCGTCGTGTTTCTCCACGATCAACGAGCTGGCCGGTTTCATCGCGAAGAACAACCTCAACTCACCGACCGGCATCGGGAGCAGGCAGCAGCTGCACAAGAAGATCCTCCAGCGCGAgatgaaggaaaagcgaaagctcTCT GCCGTAGCGATGAAGAAGCGACGCAAGAAGCGCAGAAAGACACTCTCGACGAGCATGTGTGAGGGGACGTCGGAACCCCGCAGCACACCGGATGGAACCCACCTGAAGGGTGTGGGAGTGTTCGGTGCGATCGACACGCCGCAGCAGAGAACCGTAAGTACAAAGCAGCCACAAAACGCTCAACAACCCCTGGCAACAACACCGGTGATCgatggaggaggaggaggaggcatGGCACCGATGGGCAACGAGGGCACGACGGCGATGACCaaccagctgctgcagcacatgATCAAACGGGAGCAGCAGGATTATCTCGACGAGGACAACAACAATACGAAGGCCGCCGttgtcggtggtggcggcaaAATGATGCTCCTGCAGcgtcagcaacaacagcagcagcagcagcagcagcagcaaagtaCAAATCTCAACTGTGATACTAGTAATGGTGTCTTGGAGTCGTTGAACAAAGACCTAATgatggcggcggcggcagcagcagcaaatggaGGTCTCCTGCCACCTCCGTCAAGTGGCGGACTGCCGGTTATCGCTCACGGAACTCACCCACCGCAACActtacaacaacaacagcagcagcagcagcaacaacagcagttaGTACATCAGCGTTTGCTTGAGGGCGGAATGCGTAGCCCGCAGGATCAGCAGTTCTTGCAGAACATTTACTGCAAAAAGGTTCGCCAAGCCCAGCAGCTAAAGGccgtccagcagcagcagcagctgcagcaacaacagcaattgcagctgcagcagcatcaccagcaACCGTCTGGACACCCATCGCCGCTGTTCTTTCCCAATCAACCCACCAACGCTCAGAAGCGCCAGCTAGCACACAACATGGCCTACGCTAGCAGACAGAAACGGCTGAAGCTGCTACAACAACGTCAGCAGCGATCACTGGAAGCGCAAAACAACAGCGCGCCACGCTACGATGACCAGGGCAATCTAATACTCATCGAGTCGCAGGACGCGACGCGGGACGAATTTATCATCCCGCGCGAACGAGTCATCAGTATTTGCAACATGGACAAGAACGCACTGGACGGTTACTTGAACTGCGACGAGGAGAATTCGCAGGACCAGGATCAGGAGTTGTTAAAGTACTTCCCGGAGGAGGACGCCGCTGGCAGCTCGCATCCGCAGCAACTCGACGCGTCGATGGATGCTGGCGATGGTTCGGGATCCTCCTTCGGTGGTGGTCTGTTCGATGACAACGAAAAGCTGTTCCAGATACGCATGATTCTCGAAAAGAACCAgagcaaccaaaccaaacagcagatgttgcagcagcagcaacaccagcagcaaatgCAGCAAGCCATGGAAGCTCAACTCGGTGGGTACGATTCAGCATCGGCACCGGGTGGAACGATTAACGCCGCGAACCATCAGAACGCGGGTGGTATGGGTTTGGCACCCGGATCGGCTGCAGCTTCATTGGCCGCGTTATCCCAGCGCCACAACACGACCACGGGAGATGTGCCCACTGGCGGTGGAACTCAGGCGGTTGCTGGCGTGAGCACGGATCAACAACCGAAGCAGCAGAAATTTAGCGAACAAAAGCACACCATTCCTGAGGGGTTTGGCATGGGCCAGATTAATGAGGCGGTTTCCACTTCCAACCAGGTGCTCTGCCAAACGGTGCAAAGCCCTACGGCTCGTCGGAAGAACTTCAGTTTCGTGCCCATTTCCGAGCAACCTCGCAGTGGAACGGGCGGAAAGCGGTTGACCGGGGGTGGCAACATAAACCACACACCCACTGCCAGTCCGTTCGTGAGTCCTCGGAGCACTCCCATCCACCGGAAACCCCAAAAAGCACCGAACGGGCTTACGCTCAACCTTATGGAGCACAAATTTGGTGGAACGCaggcgcaacagcaacaattgCAGCttgtcggtggtggcggaggcGGTCCttacaaccaccaccatcatcagcagttGACGCAGCAGGCACGTTCCTCAATCGGAGGATACATTAAGAACGAGCTGCCAGCTTCGGCCCCTCCGAGCCCTTCGATGATGCAACCTTATCGCTTCGGTGCGGTCGGCATCAATGGATTGAATTGCGGCGTTTCCCCGATGCCGACCGCTTTCCAACCGATCTGTAACCCCCACGGGGGCCTTTCGTCCACCGCCTCAATTGGGGGTGGGCTGAATGGGCCAATGTCGTCGCTTGAGTCGCGCTCGAGCAGTGTACCGCTGATACAGAACTACGATGGGTATTGCAACTCAAACTACACATCCGTCTCGCAAACGCCCGTGCCCTCCGAGTACGACGACTTCAACGACACCGGAACCATTCTGGACATGCTGAACGAGCAATCGTCTCAGCTGACCTCcgcggtgaaaatggaaacggaaCTGACCCTTCCCGATCTGCTcgatcagcaacagcagcaacagccagctcaacagcagcaacaagagGACGGTGGGTTCTTTTCGCGCTCCACAAACTACAACATTGTTTCGCGTTCGGTTCCGTCGACTCCTTTACCGATGCTGGGAGGCTTCGGAGCAGCCGGAAGTTCATCTTCCGGCTCCGGAGCGGGTGGCAATTGCGTGTCGACCGGTTCCATGGGTTTCCAGCGCTTCGAGCTGCCCAAATCCGTCCCGTCGACACCGATCGCACTGAATGAGGGCAGCTGCCACGGTGACCTGATGTTCCAGTACAGCCCGGAAACGTCACGGGACTTCCTCATCAACGGGAACTCCGTCGAACGCAGCAAATCGTCCGCAACTTCCTTCTACTCACCGGGACCAGGAACCAGTGGTCCCGCAAGTGCCGGCCCTACCGGTGTCTCTGGTCCGATGGTCATGACGCCCGGAGGATCGGACAACATCGGAACCAGCGTTACGGTTCCGGGAGAGCTCGGAGTTACGGTTGCACACACCAACGGTGCCACCTGCTCAGTCCATTCCACATCTTCCGCCGCTCCCGATCCGATCGCACCACCAACGGCCGACCTGGCGAACCTCTCCGATAGCATCGGTCTCTCCACCGATTTGGAAAGCGTGGCGGAATCGATGATCGACTCCGACATCCTGCGGAATCTGtag
- the LOC128731657 gene encoding presenilins-associated rhomboid-like protein, mitochondrial, producing the protein MALRLVLSCREIPSVLRNSNLIHHPRKILGNVGADRQLTIVRYTRNVKNTRSESFAPRQTIVPTEVQGIVIDSGYIDPSKIWRSFLFTAAFTTGSFVAVSIWEYETVRSRAIKALRSKLNVNWFKERMRQTRHDTEQWRKDLSGWWNKLSPGERVFAPICALNVIVYGLWRIPSLAPTMVKYFASNPAAKAVCWPMVLSTFSHYSLFHIMANMYVLHSFSHAAVATLGKEQFLGMYLSAGVVASFASHVFKTLARQPGLSLGASGAIMGVLAYVCTQYPDTQLSILFLPMYTFSAGVAIKVIMGIDLAGVLLGWRIFDHAAHLGGAMFGLFWCYFGCQNVWPMREHFIGYWHELRGPPKK; encoded by the exons ATGGCGCTGCGTTTAGTGCTCAGTTGTCGAGAGATTCCTTCCGTATTGCG AAACAGCAATTTAATTCATCATCCTCGGAAAATACTAGGCAATGTTGGAGCCGATCGTCAGCTAACGATAGTACGGTACACGAGGAACGTGAAGAATACGCGATCGGAATCGTTCGCTCCACGGCAAACGATCGTGCCGACAGAGGTGCAGGGCATCGTTATAGATTCAGGTTACATCGATCCTTCTAAAATATGGCGATCTTTCCTGTTCACTGCTGCG tTCACAACCGGCAGTTTCGTAGCAGTTTCCATATGGGAATACGAAACGGTACGATCACGTGCGATAAAGGCACTGCGAAGCAAACTAAACGTCAACTGGTTCAAGGAACGGATGAGGCAGACCCGCCATGACACGGAGCAATGGCGTAAGGACCTCAGCGGCTGGTGGAATAAACTTTCTCCTGGCGAGCGCGTGTTTGCTCCCATTTGCGCGCTAAACGTGATCGTCTATGGGCTTTGGCGAATACCAAGCCTGGCACCGACAATGGTGAAATATTTTGCCTCAAATCCAGCCGCAA AGGCGGTATGCTGGCCCATGGTATTGTCTACGTTCAGCCACTATTCGCTGTTTCATATAATGGCGAATATGTACGTGTTGCACAGTTTCTCGCATGCCGCCGTAGCCACGCTGGGCAAAGAACAGTTCTTGGGCATGTATTTGAGTGCGGGCGTGGTAGCATCGTTCGCAAGTCACGTTTTCAAAACGTTAGCTCGGCAACCAGGTCTTTCGCTGGGTGCGTCTGGTGCAATTATGGGTGTACTGGCCTACGTATGCACGCAGTATCCCGACACGCAGCTTAGCATATTGTTCCTACCGATGTACACTTTCTCTGCCGGAGTG GCAATCAAAGTGATAATGGGCATTGATTTGGCAGGCGTTCTGCTGGGCTGGCGGATTTTCGACCATGCTGCCCATCTCGGTGGGGCAATGTTTGGACTATTCTGGTGCTACTTTGGCTGCCAAAACGTGTGGCCAATGAGGGAACACTTTATCGGATACTGGCACGAGTTGAGAGGACCACCCAAAAAATGA
- the LOC128730918 gene encoding uncharacterized protein LOC128730918 encodes MIHSQVILLLIVGMATIGIGGIYVVENGGKKSFIRLGAHHWTDGAEDCGLWSSLLEEYTVGLNHSTSGASRESRVMQATVVGPAPAPKYIPTSSFYINKRIGEALELETQPQPQQQHPHRAVPPVGKVIAGTGAGGRYGDNQLGGHGATFTPMRQTFGGATPTELLASPREVSETDLYLLGAIEKLVYRVDYMENRLRRAEQILYFLMAGNTQKQEPCPQNFTQVHDRCYHFDIERGLNWKSASTMCKSYGAHLAEFETVAEFQDVVAYILNNPVNRGKDFWLGGLNPGLLWIWANSAKPVNPNTNLSSITTAPKPPSAKGSTNSTKLSDQLEATKIVNNASKHPTLEITGSGRCLRLSYNSALYTYGYRGEDCSAQFSYVCELKDKSLDNEISRIAKRLQLGDGDVS; translated from the exons ATGATCCATAGTCAGGTGATTTTGCTGTTGATCGTTGGAATGGCCACGATCGGAATCGGTGGCATTTACGTGGTCGAgaatggtgggaaaaagtcGTTCATCCGGCTCGGAGCACATCACTGGACTGATGGAGCGGAAGACTGTGGTCTTTGGTCAAGCCTGCTGGAGGAGTATACCGTTGG GCTGAACCACAGCACCTCCGGCGCGTCGAGGGAAAGTCGGGTAATGCAGGCGACCGTCGTGGGGCCGGCGCCAGCCCCAAAGTACATTCCCACCTCCAGTTTCTACATCAACAAACGCATCGGTGAGGCACTCGAACTCGAGACCCAACCtcagccacagcagcagcatccgcaTCGGGCCGTACCACCGGTGGGGAAAGTAATCGCCGGAACCGGAGCGGGTGGTCGGTACGGTGACAATCAGCTCGGTGGCCATGGGGCAACATTTACACCGATGCGGCAAACCTTTGGTGGTGCCACCCCAACCGAACTGCTCGCTTCACCTCGGGAGGTTTCCGAGACGGATCTGTATCTGCTGGGGGCGATCGAGAAACTGGTCTACCGGGTGGATTATATGGAGAATCGGTTACGCCGGGCCGAACAGATCCTGTACTTTTTAATGGCGGGAAACACTCAGAAGCAGG AACCATGCCCTCAAAACTTCACGCAGGTGCACGATCGGTGCTACCATTTCGACATCGAGCGTGGGTTGAACTGGAAATCCGCCAGCACGATGTGTAAATCGTACGGTGCGCATTTGGCCGAGTTCGAGACGGTGGCCGAGTTTCAGGATGTGGTCGCGTACATTCTCAACAATCCGGTGAACCGCGGGAAGGACTTCTGGTTGGGTGGGCTTAACCCCGGGTTGCTGTGGATTTGGGCCAACTCCGCTAAACCGGTCAATCCGAACACGAACCTGAGCTCGATCACGACCGCACCAAAGCCACCGTCGGCGAAGGGCTCTACCAACTCGACGAAACTCAGCGATCAGCTGGAGGCTACGAAAATCGTTAACAACGCGTCGAAACATCCGACCCTTGAGATCACGGGCAGTGGCCGTTGTCTTCGGTTGAGCTACAATTCAGCCCTCTACACGTACGGGTACCGGGGCGAGGATTGTTCTGCGCAGTTTAGCTACGTGTGCGAGCTGAAGGATAAGTCACTCGACAACGAAATCTCGAGGATAGCGAAACGGCTTCAGCTTGGCGATGGCGATGTGTCTTAG
- the LOC128730927 gene encoding zinc transporter ZIP3, whose translation MEESVHTPTSNGTEPPGSVSLNEAKLLAIVALGLGSFLCGVLPMYCSRRNRERFPRTLSCLLCLGAGVLFATAIVHMLPEVRTYLNAYAEIVFCSGFFLMYAIDELMLFCGIGAHDHGEGSEPERRCSIGEESDTASTSSRRDRRYGTNEETKSLLNNYRSDSESHIVHRALESGVVASGTGLSNRSSIEGRPELQRQQSNATEVHLTGVFGLLLALSLHSLLEGLAIGVQNSAPKVLLLLGAVSAHKFVVGFALGVELCLQGTIHRCSHILQVLTFSLGSVAGIGIGMGLDGLNETLTSLIVPALQGLAGGTLLYVTVSEVLPRERAKRRLHMRSIGLTQLVAVLVGFTLMSVLSLTLIDE comes from the exons ATGGAGGAGAGCGTTCACACGCCAACGTCGAATGGAACGGAACCACCCGGCAGTGTTAGCCTCAACGAGGCCAAGCTGTTGGCGATCGTTGCGCTCGGACTCGGCAGCTTCCTGTGCGGTGTGTTACCGATGTACTGTTCTCGCCGGAATCGGGAACGGTTCCCACGGACGTTGTCGTGTCTTCTGTGCCTTGGGGCAGGTGTACTGTTTGCGACCGCCATCGTGCACATGCTGCCGGAAGTGCGTACTTACCTGAACGCGTACGCCGAGATCGTGTTCTGTAGCGGGTTCTTTCTCATGTACGCCATCGACGAGCTGATGCTGTTCTGTGGTATCGGAGCGCATGATCATGGCGAGGGAAGCGAACCGGAACGACGGTGCAGCATCGGTGAGGAATCTGACACCGCGAGCACGTCTAGCCGAAGAGATCGCCGATATGGTACGAATGAGGAAACCAAATCTCTCCTGAATAA TTACAGAAGCGACTCTGAAAGTCACATCGTCCATCGAGCGTTGGAGAGCGGAGTTGTCGCCAGTGGTACCGGCCTATCCAACAGATCATCCATCGAAGGCCGGCCAGAATTGCAACGACAGCAGTCGAACGCGACCGAGGTTCACCTAACGGGTGTGTTTGGTTTACTGTTGGCCCTCAGCTTGCATTCCCTGCTCGAGGGGCTGGCGATCGGTGTGCAGAATTCGGCACCCAAAGTGCTGCTCCTGTTGGGTGCGGTCAGTGCTCACAAGTTCGTGGTGGGCTTTGCGCTTGGTGTGGAACTGTGCTTGCAGGGTACGATACACCGATGCTCGCACATCCTGCAGGTGTTAACGTTctcgctcggttcggtggccGGTATTGGCATCGGAATGGGTTTGGACGGACTGAACGAAACGCTTACCAGCCTCATCGTGCCGGCGCTGCAAGGATTGGCCGGTGGAACGCTCCTGTACGTGACCGTGAGCGAGGTTTTGCCACGTGAACGCGCGAAACGACGACTGCATATGAGGAGCATTGGCCTAACCCAGCTCGTCGCCGTTCTAGTCGGGTTTACGTTAATGTCCGTGCTTAGCTTAACCCTTATCGACGAGTAA
- the LOC128730704 gene encoding S-formylglutathione hydrolase, translating to MTIISLISSTKCFAGLQNVYSHQSKVLSCEMKFAIFLPAVADDRRLPVLYWLSGLTCNETNFIQKAGAQRYATENNLIIVCPDTSPRNVNIPGEDDSWDFGSGAGFYVDATQEPWSKHYRMFSYVTQELIDVVNNNFPTLANKMSISGHSMGGHGALVCALKNPGLFKSVSAFAPISNPTKCPWGEKAFGGYMGTENKDEWKNWDATELVANYNGPPLELYLDQGSEDSFLKDGQLLPQNLVDACRAAQVPCVLNMREGYDHSYFYVASFIGEHIAYHSRHLN from the coding sequence ATGACTATTATTTCCCTTATCTCGTCTACCAAATGCTTCGCCGGATTACAAAATGTGTACAGCCACCAATCGAAGGTGCTGTCGTGCGAAATGAAATTCGCCATCTTTCTTCCGGCGGTGGCCGACGATCGTCGTTTACCCGTACTTTACTGGCTATCGGGATTGACCTGTAACGAAACCAACTTCATCCAAAAAGCCGGTGCCCAGCGCTATGCCACGGAAAACAACCTTATCATCGTGTGCCCAGATACGTCGCCACGCAATGTGAACATCCCGGGAGAAGACGACTCTTGGGACTTTGGATCCGGTGCTGGGTTTTATGTCGATGCAACTCAAGAACCGTGGAGCAAGCACTACCGCATGTTCAGCTACGTCACGCAGGAACTTATCGATGTGGTTAACAACAACTTTCCAACGTTGGCGAATAAAATGAGCATTTCCGGCCACAGCATGGGCGGGCACGGAGCACTGGTTTGTGCTCTCAAGAATCCCGGCCTATTCAAGTCTGTGTCGGCCTTTGCTCCGATCAGCAACCCAACGAAGTGTCCCTGGGGCGAGAAAGCCTTCGGTGGATACATGGGAACCGAGAATAAGGACGAATGGAAGAATTGGGACGCCACGGAGCTTGTGGCCAACTACAATGGTCCCCCACTTGAGCTGTACCTCGACCAGGGCTCGGAGGATAGTTTCCTGAAGGACGGTCAGCTTTTGCCGCAAAATCTAGTCGACGCATGCCGGGCGGCACAGGTTCCGTGTGTGTTGAATATGCGCGAAGGGTATGACCACAGTTACTTCTACGTAGCATCGTTCATCGGAGAGCACATCGCGTATCATTCACGTCATTTGAATTAG